In one window of Tellurirhabdus rosea DNA:
- a CDS encoding DUF3127 domain-containing protein translates to MALELIGKLVKVLPEQTGQGKNGTWVKQNFVIETVDQFPKQVCLTVWGEKAADLKMYAPGDSIRVMFSLESREYNDRWYTDVKAWRIEAAEGETSSAPAEYSAPAGASSGSSRSAASPPPNFIGEDDSELPF, encoded by the coding sequence ATGGCACTCGAATTAATCGGAAAATTAGTCAAGGTCCTGCCGGAGCAGACAGGACAGGGGAAAAACGGAACCTGGGTTAAACAGAACTTTGTCATCGAGACAGTTGACCAGTTTCCCAAGCAAGTTTGCCTGACGGTTTGGGGTGAAAAAGCGGCCGATCTGAAGATGTACGCCCCCGGCGACAGCATCCGGGTGATGTTCAGCCTGGAGTCCCGCGAGTATAACGACCGCTGGTATACCGACGTCAAAGCGTGGCGCATTGAGGCAGCCGAAGGCGAGACCTCGTCTGCACCGGCTGAATACAGCGCCCCGGCTGGCGCTTCTTCCGGAAGCAGCCGTTCGGCGGCATCACCCCCGCCCAATTTTATTGGAGAAGACGATAGCGAATTACCCTTCTAA
- a CDS encoding deoxynucleoside kinase — MHIAITGNIGAGKTTLARLLAQHYGWDVLEEAVEGNPYLKDFYEDMERWSFNLQIYFLNSRFEQVIRIRESGRSVVQDRTIYEDAFIFAKNLFDSGLMTERDYLTYRTLFDNMLALVRPPDLMIYLRADLPKLTSQIQKRGRDFEKSISEEYLGNLNRHYEDFIDGYTAGNLLVIDVSQVDYAARPEDLQAIIRQVDATLTNVSV; from the coding sequence ATGCACATTGCCATTACGGGAAATATTGGAGCCGGTAAGACCACACTGGCCAGATTGTTGGCTCAGCATTACGGCTGGGACGTGCTGGAAGAGGCCGTAGAAGGCAATCCCTACCTGAAAGACTTTTACGAGGATATGGAGCGCTGGTCGTTCAACCTCCAGATCTATTTTCTGAACAGCCGGTTCGAGCAGGTCATCCGGATTAGGGAGTCCGGACGGAGCGTGGTGCAGGACCGGACCATTTACGAAGACGCCTTTATTTTTGCCAAGAACCTTTTCGACAGCGGTCTGATGACGGAGCGGGATTACCTGACGTACCGGACCCTGTTTGACAACATGCTGGCGCTGGTTCGTCCGCCGGACCTGATGATCTACCTCCGGGCCGACCTTCCCAAACTCACGTCCCAGATTCAAAAACGCGGACGGGACTTCGAAAAGTCGATCAGCGAGGAATACCTCGGCAACCTGAACCGGCATTACGAGGATTTTATCGACGGCTACACCGCCGGCAATCTGCTCGTGATCGACGTCAGTCAGGTGGACTACGCGGCTCGTCCGGAAGACCTGCAGGCCATCATCCGGCAAGTGGACGCAACCCTGACGAACGTTTCGGTTTAG
- the trhO gene encoding oxygen-dependent tRNA uridine(34) hydroxylase TrhO — protein sequence MKPYRVLLYYFYTPLENPEQFRDEHHLLCLQLNLLGRIIVAPEGLNGTVSGLAADCEAYMRIVASDPRFAGIDFKVEEHDTHAFQKLHVRLKEEIVNSDLPVDPRRETGKHLEPAEFRQMLDDEDVVLVDMRSNYEHAVGRFKGAVTFDMENLRELPEHIHEIEHLKNKKVITYCTGGIKCEKASAYLLQQGFKDVYQLHGGIIKYGQEEGGQDFEGKCYVFDNRIAVDVNKVNPKVISTCFRCGTETARMINCASPSCNNHVAMCEECGWEHQGTCADACKADPHLRAYDGTGYYSKKTEGYTPLQGYISRKSLALK from the coding sequence ATGAAACCGTACCGCGTTCTGCTTTACTACTTCTATACTCCCCTTGAAAACCCTGAACAGTTCCGGGATGAGCACCATCTCCTGTGCCTGCAACTCAACCTCCTGGGCCGCATTATTGTTGCCCCCGAGGGCCTGAACGGAACGGTGTCCGGACTGGCGGCCGACTGCGAAGCGTACATGCGGATTGTCGCGTCCGACCCCCGTTTTGCCGGGATTGATTTTAAGGTGGAAGAACACGATACGCATGCCTTCCAGAAGCTCCATGTGCGCCTGAAAGAGGAGATTGTCAATTCGGACCTGCCGGTAGACCCGCGCCGCGAAACGGGCAAGCACCTCGAACCCGCCGAGTTCCGGCAGATGCTCGACGACGAAGACGTGGTTCTGGTCGATATGCGGTCCAACTACGAACATGCCGTGGGGCGCTTCAAAGGCGCGGTCACGTTCGATATGGAGAACCTGCGCGAACTGCCGGAGCACATCCATGAGATCGAACATCTGAAAAACAAGAAAGTCATTACCTACTGCACCGGCGGCATCAAATGCGAAAAAGCGAGTGCTTACCTTCTGCAGCAGGGCTTCAAGGATGTCTACCAGCTGCACGGCGGGATCATCAAATACGGCCAGGAAGAAGGCGGACAGGATTTTGAAGGCAAATGCTACGTGTTCGACAACCGCATAGCCGTCGATGTCAACAAGGTCAATCCGAAGGTGATTTCGACCTGCTTCCGCTGCGGTACCGAAACGGCCCGCATGATCAACTGCGCCAGCCCCTCGTGCAACAACCACGTGGCCATGTGCGAAGAATGCGGCTGGGAACACCAGGGCACCTGCGCGGATGCCTGCAAGGCGGACCCTCACCTCCGCGCTTACGACGGAACGGGGTATTACAGCAAAAAAACGGAAGGCTACACGCCTCTTCAGGGATACATCAGTCGGAAATCGCTGGCCCTGAAATAA
- the surE gene encoding 5'/3'-nucleotidase SurE: protein MSERKPLILVSNDDGITAHGIRTLVELMKQLGEVVVVAPNSPQSGMGHAITIASPLRLYKTDIFDDIPAYECSGTPADCVKLGKNHVLADRKPDLVVSGINHGSNTSISVLYSGTMSAAIEAAIEGIPAIGFSLCDFSREADFSHVHDHVLKIASMVLTNGLPKGVALNVNFPAKSDEPLREIRICRQANAKWQEQFDHRRDPHGRGYFWLAGNFVNFDTGKDTDEFALSENCTSVVPCQYDLTSYETIRQMQTWDLSGVPHPFGEQAVDQ from the coding sequence ATGTCGGAACGCAAACCGCTGATTCTGGTATCGAATGATGATGGCATTACGGCCCACGGCATTCGTACGCTGGTCGAACTGATGAAACAACTGGGAGAAGTCGTCGTTGTAGCCCCCAACAGCCCCCAGTCGGGCATGGGTCACGCCATCACGATCGCCTCGCCCCTGCGCCTGTATAAAACGGACATTTTTGATGATATTCCGGCCTACGAATGCTCCGGCACTCCGGCCGACTGCGTAAAGCTGGGAAAAAACCATGTGCTGGCCGACCGGAAACCGGACCTGGTGGTGAGCGGAATCAACCACGGCAGCAACACTTCCATCAGCGTGCTGTATTCGGGAACGATGTCGGCGGCCATCGAGGCGGCCATTGAGGGTATTCCGGCCATTGGCTTTTCACTCTGTGATTTTTCCCGGGAAGCCGATTTTTCCCATGTGCACGATCACGTGCTGAAAATCGCCTCCATGGTGCTGACGAACGGCCTGCCCAAAGGGGTGGCTCTGAACGTGAACTTTCCGGCCAAATCAGACGAACCGCTGCGCGAAATCCGCATCTGCCGCCAGGCCAACGCCAAATGGCAGGAGCAGTTTGATCACCGCCGGGACCCGCACGGCCGCGGCTACTTCTGGCTGGCCGGTAACTTCGTCAATTTTGACACGGGCAAGGACACCGATGAGTTTGCGCTGTCGGAGAACTGCACTTCGGTGGTGCCCTGCCAGTACGACCTGACCAGCTACGAAACGATCCGGCAAATGCAGACTTGGGACTTGAGCGGGGTGCCGCATCCGTTCGGAGAACAGGCCGTCGATCAATAA
- a CDS encoding GH3 family domain-containing protein produces the protein MAILGSLLKRGIKLTNVVQRKKLNPAKMQKKTFSKLVAKARYTEIGKKYGFEEVLSAALFEDDKSYYRLFSKNVPIYDYNKIYEEWWNRTLEGEKDITWPGRVNYFALSSGTSEAASKYIPVTKSMSKAIQKTSIRQILTLGRYPSLPSTVYEKGYLMLGGSTNLTFRGNHFEGDLSGITASQIPFWFQRFYKPGKEIAQERDWAVKLDEITEQAAQWDIGFVVGVPAWIQLLMEKIIAHYKVRNIHEIWPNLEVFCHGGVSFEPYKQGFEKLLGRPITYIETYLASEGFIAYQTHPNADGMQLVLDNGIFFEFIPFTEENFSADGELLGKPKTLMIDEVEEGRDYALLLSTCSGAWRYMIGDTIRFTSKAHSEIVITGRTKHFLSLCGEHLSVDNMNKAVELASHELGITVREFTVAGIRYDPLFAHHWYVGTDDPVDPETLRQVIDQKLKELNDDYTVERRHALRDVFLTVLPSSTFYKWMESKGKMGGQHKFPRVLKKTLISDWEVFLATKGVQIEADRKVRAEGLND, from the coding sequence ATGGCAATATTAGGCAGTCTGCTAAAGCGGGGCATCAAGCTGACAAATGTCGTTCAGCGGAAAAAGCTGAATCCGGCCAAAATGCAGAAAAAGACCTTTTCCAAACTGGTTGCCAAAGCACGGTATACTGAAATAGGAAAGAAATACGGATTCGAGGAAGTGCTGAGCGCCGCCCTTTTCGAGGATGACAAATCCTATTACCGCCTTTTTTCGAAGAACGTCCCGATCTACGATTACAATAAAATTTACGAGGAGTGGTGGAACCGGACGCTGGAGGGCGAAAAGGACATTACCTGGCCGGGCCGGGTGAATTATTTTGCCCTTAGCTCCGGAACGTCGGAGGCCGCTTCGAAGTACATTCCCGTGACCAAGTCCATGTCGAAGGCCATTCAGAAGACGAGCATTCGACAGATTCTGACGCTGGGCCGCTACCCCAGCCTGCCTTCGACGGTCTACGAAAAAGGCTACCTGATGCTGGGCGGGAGTACCAACCTAACGTTCCGTGGCAACCACTTTGAAGGCGACCTCAGCGGCATCACGGCCAGCCAGATTCCATTCTGGTTTCAGCGGTTCTACAAGCCCGGCAAAGAAATCGCGCAGGAACGCGATTGGGCCGTTAAACTCGACGAAATCACCGAACAGGCGGCCCAGTGGGACATCGGTTTTGTGGTGGGCGTACCGGCCTGGATCCAGTTGCTGATGGAGAAAATCATCGCCCATTACAAAGTCAGAAACATCCACGAAATCTGGCCGAATCTGGAGGTTTTTTGCCACGGCGGTGTTTCTTTTGAACCTTATAAACAAGGCTTCGAAAAGCTGCTGGGGCGCCCGATTACCTACATCGAAACGTACCTGGCTTCGGAGGGATTCATTGCCTACCAGACCCATCCGAATGCCGACGGCATGCAGCTGGTGCTCGACAACGGCATTTTCTTCGAATTTATCCCGTTTACGGAGGAGAACTTCAGCGCCGACGGCGAACTGCTCGGCAAGCCCAAAACGCTGATGATTGACGAAGTAGAAGAAGGCCGGGACTATGCGCTGCTGCTGTCTACCTGCTCGGGCGCCTGGCGATACATGATCGGCGACACCATCCGCTTTACCTCAAAAGCGCACAGCGAAATCGTGATCACCGGCCGGACCAAGCATTTTCTCAGCCTTTGCGGGGAGCATCTGTCGGTGGACAACATGAACAAAGCCGTTGAACTGGCCTCGCATGAACTGGGCATCACCGTCCGGGAGTTTACGGTGGCCGGTATCAGGTATGACCCGCTTTTTGCGCACCACTGGTACGTCGGAACGGACGATCCGGTCGATCCCGAAACGCTTCGGCAGGTGATCGATCAGAAGCTGAAAGAACTCAACGACGATTATACCGTCGAACGCCGCCACGCGCTGCGGGATGTCTTCCTGACGGTTCTTCCCTCGTCCACGTTTTACAAATGGATGGAATCCAAGGGGAAAATGGGCGGGCAGCATAAATTTCCCCGCGTTCTGAAAAAGACCCTTATCAGCGACTGGGAGGTCTTCCTGGCCACCAAAGGCGTTCAGATCGAAGCCGACCGGAAAGTCAGAGCCGAGGGGTTGAATGATTGA
- a CDS encoding LysE family translocator, with product MVEAFFYGLATGIPLCMTFGTVFFSLLQNSVDNGYRAGVKIALGVIVCDLVLIVCALFGTAFLPRVEGFEYYVTAVGVVFLLAIGMANLFRGTPRLAYPKTRFGNFVYYFSTGFLLNGLNPINFITWVALAAYLDKSLHYSLNERVVFLLASVLSIFLTESAIAVSAHKLKRFFTPRVAFWFNKTTGIVFIGIALQLAWSRLWEPVVALIKD from the coding sequence ATGGTTGAAGCTTTTTTCTACGGACTGGCTACCGGCATACCCTTGTGTATGACCTTCGGCACGGTCTTTTTTTCCCTTTTGCAGAATAGTGTCGACAATGGCTACCGGGCTGGTGTTAAAATCGCGCTGGGCGTGATCGTCTGTGATCTGGTGTTGATTGTCTGCGCCCTGTTCGGAACGGCTTTTCTGCCCAGAGTAGAAGGTTTTGAATACTACGTGACGGCCGTTGGAGTTGTTTTTCTGCTGGCGATCGGCATGGCCAACCTCTTCCGGGGAACGCCGCGACTTGCTTATCCCAAAACGCGGTTCGGCAATTTTGTCTATTATTTCTCGACCGGTTTCCTGCTGAACGGCTTAAATCCGATCAATTTCATCACCTGGGTAGCGCTGGCAGCCTACCTGGACAAATCACTTCATTACAGCCTCAACGAGCGGGTTGTTTTTCTCCTGGCCAGCGTCCTCAGCATCTTCCTGACCGAATCGGCGATTGCTGTGTCCGCGCACAAACTCAAGCGATTCTTCACGCCGCGGGTCGCTTTCTGGTTCAACAAAACAACCGGCATCGTTTTCATCGGCATCGCCCTGCAACTCGCCTGGTCCCGGCTGTGGGAACCCGTGGTGGCGCTGATTAAGGATTGA
- a CDS encoding NUDIX domain-containing protein yields the protein MNPTENPWKTLTSNVVYSNNWLQIRHEEVVTPSGTPGIYGVVSFRNKAVVVVPIDEAGYTYLVGQYRYPLEEYSWEVPEGGSPLGTDILESAKRELQEETGLVAGKWTKIGRIHTSNSATDEEGFLFIAEDLVQGEHAPEETEQLQIKRVPLTEAVEMVMKSQITDALSVCALLMVARLKQL from the coding sequence ATGAATCCAACCGAAAACCCCTGGAAAACGCTAACCAGCAACGTTGTTTACTCGAATAACTGGCTTCAGATCAGGCATGAAGAGGTAGTAACGCCGTCCGGCACGCCCGGGATTTACGGCGTTGTCAGCTTCCGCAACAAAGCCGTGGTGGTCGTTCCCATTGACGAAGCAGGCTATACGTATCTGGTTGGGCAGTACCGCTACCCGCTGGAAGAGTATTCGTGGGAAGTGCCGGAGGGCGGCTCGCCGCTGGGAACGGATATTCTGGAGTCTGCCAAACGCGAATTGCAGGAAGAAACCGGGCTGGTGGCGGGAAAATGGACAAAAATCGGACGGATTCACACCTCCAACTCCGCGACCGACGAGGAAGGGTTCCTTTTCATTGCGGAAGACCTCGTACAGGGAGAGCACGCGCCCGAAGAAACGGAGCAGCTGCAAATCAAGCGGGTGCCGCTCACCGAGGCGGTGGAGATGGTCATGAAGAGCCAAATAACGGATGCGCTCAGTGTGTGTGCCCTTCTGATGGTCGCGCGACTGAAACAACTCTGA
- a CDS encoding cation diffusion facilitator family transporter: MNSVQRTKYKWMSISLSLSLVLMLLKFTAWWLTGSTAILTDALESIINVVASGFALYSIYLAGQPRDRNHPYGHGKIEFFSSGFEGALILSAGIFIGIQAVRSYFAPHPIQNLDSGLWLIAITTAANALVGWLLVRNGRLTNSITLIADGRHLLTDSLSSLFVVLGIGAIMLTGQLWIDSALSLLLSLIITFNGFTLIRASVAGLMDETDLDLLQRIISILNQHKHPDWIDVHNLRVQRYGADLHIDCHLTMPYYWDLTRVHTEVQHFEAVMKRESDGEVEIFVHADPCLQDCCHYCHVADCPVRGHAFVRDIQWTVANISSNQKHFESASHYVTEKKSE; this comes from the coding sequence ATGAATTCCGTCCAGCGGACAAAATATAAGTGGATGAGCATCTCCCTCAGCCTGAGCCTGGTGCTGATGCTCCTAAAATTTACGGCCTGGTGGCTGACCGGCTCTACCGCCATCCTGACGGATGCCCTCGAATCGATCATCAACGTCGTTGCCAGCGGGTTTGCGCTCTACAGCATTTATCTGGCGGGCCAGCCGCGCGACCGCAACCATCCGTACGGGCACGGGAAGATTGAGTTTTTCTCTTCCGGCTTCGAAGGTGCCCTGATTCTTTCGGCCGGCATTTTTATTGGTATTCAGGCGGTTCGTTCTTACTTCGCCCCGCACCCGATCCAAAACCTGGACTCGGGACTCTGGCTGATTGCCATCACCACGGCGGCCAATGCACTGGTGGGCTGGCTGTTGGTGCGAAACGGTCGGCTCACCAATTCCATTACGCTGATCGCTGACGGCCGCCACCTCCTCACCGACAGCCTCAGCAGCTTGTTCGTTGTTCTGGGGATCGGTGCGATCATGTTGACCGGCCAGCTCTGGATCGACAGCGCCCTGTCGCTTCTGCTGTCGCTCATCATTACGTTTAACGGCTTTACGCTCATCCGCGCGTCGGTGGCCGGACTGATGGACGAAACGGATCTGGACCTCCTGCAGCGGATCATTTCCATTCTGAACCAGCATAAGCACCCCGACTGGATCGATGTCCATAACCTTCGCGTACAGCGCTACGGAGCCGATCTGCACATCGACTGTCACCTGACCATGCCGTATTACTGGGATTTAACGCGGGTTCATACCGAAGTTCAGCACTTCGAAGCGGTGATGAAACGGGAGAGCGACGGGGAGGTGGAAATTTTCGTCCATGCCGATCCGTGCCTTCAGGACTGCTGTCATTACTGCCATGTCGCCGACTGCCCGGTTCGGGGTCATGCCTTTGTTCGTGATATTCAATGGACTGTAGCCAACATTTCCAGCAATCAGAAGCATTTCGAGTCTGCATCGCACTATGTAACCGAAAAGAAATCAGAATAA
- a CDS encoding sugar phosphate isomerase/epimerase family protein: MQNRRSFLKQFGALSVAALTFPPLAEAAAKKSFFEISLAEWSLHKALFDKKITNLDFPGLAKKEFGIEIVEYVNQFFKDKAQDSAYLKELMMRCKDNGVRNHLIMIDGEGGLAETDAGTRNQAVENHKKWVECAKTLGCKTIRVNSFGRGSREEVAKAAVEGLGKLGEFAKPFGINVIVENHGGYSSDGQWLVGVMKQVNMKNVGTLPDFGNFCIKRSDGTEWGGKCVEEYDRYKGVAEMMPFAKGVSAKAYDFDASGNCLDTDYNRMLKIVKDSGFKGIVGIEFEGSKLDEYEGIKKTKALLDRVGPMV; the protein is encoded by the coding sequence ATGCAAAACCGCCGTTCTTTCCTCAAACAGTTCGGAGCTTTGTCCGTCGCGGCTCTTACCTTCCCCCCGCTCGCGGAGGCAGCCGCCAAAAAATCGTTCTTCGAAATCTCCCTCGCGGAATGGTCGCTTCATAAAGCACTGTTTGACAAGAAGATAACCAACCTTGATTTTCCGGGTCTGGCCAAAAAAGAATTTGGAATCGAGATTGTCGAGTACGTCAACCAGTTTTTCAAGGACAAGGCCCAGGATTCGGCTTACCTCAAGGAACTGATGATGCGCTGCAAAGACAATGGGGTACGCAACCACCTGATTATGATCGACGGGGAAGGCGGCCTGGCCGAAACAGACGCCGGTACGCGGAACCAGGCGGTCGAGAATCACAAAAAATGGGTGGAGTGCGCTAAAACACTGGGCTGCAAAACCATCCGGGTCAACTCGTTTGGCCGCGGAAGTCGGGAGGAGGTGGCCAAAGCGGCGGTCGAGGGACTGGGCAAGCTCGGCGAATTCGCCAAGCCTTTCGGTATCAATGTAATCGTCGAAAACCACGGTGGCTACTCTTCGGACGGACAGTGGCTGGTCGGCGTCATGAAGCAGGTCAATATGAAAAACGTCGGTACGCTGCCTGATTTCGGCAACTTCTGCATCAAACGCTCCGACGGCACCGAATGGGGCGGAAAGTGTGTCGAAGAGTACGACCGCTACAAAGGAGTAGCCGAGATGATGCCGTTTGCCAAAGGGGTCAGCGCCAAGGCCTATGACTTCGACGCCAGCGGAAACTGCCTGGATACGGACTACAACCGGATGCTCAAAATTGTGAAAGACAGTGGGTTCAAAGGCATCGTCGGCATCGAGTTCGAAGGCAGTAAGCTCGACGAATACGAAGGCATCAAAAAGACCAAAGCCCTGCTGGACCGGGTGGGACCGATGGTTTGA
- a CDS encoding SDR family NAD(P)-dependent oxidoreductase, giving the protein MTLFSGKTILIIGASSGIGHALALHLQEQGATLITAGRRQPEGVQSQHFTWDVSQPAGDTFATLPDTLHGLVYCPGTINLKPFQRLQPDDYQTDLQINVLGAVDAIKAAFTALKKPKNASVVLFSTVAAKVGMGLHSSVSVAKSAVEGLAKSLASEFAPYQIRVNALAPSLTDTPLAVNLLEGERRDAANKRHPLGRVGQPEDIAAMAAFLLSDQATWITGQVIGVDGGMGTLK; this is encoded by the coding sequence ATGACCCTATTTTCCGGAAAAACCATTCTGATCATCGGCGCCAGTTCGGGTATCGGCCATGCGCTCGCTTTACACCTGCAGGAACAGGGCGCGACCCTCATCACGGCCGGTCGCCGTCAGCCGGAAGGCGTTCAGTCGCAGCATTTTACCTGGGATGTCAGCCAGCCGGCAGGGGACACGTTCGCCACGCTGCCGGACACGCTGCATGGCCTGGTGTACTGTCCGGGCACCATCAATCTGAAGCCGTTTCAGCGTTTGCAGCCGGATGATTATCAGACTGACCTCCAAATCAATGTACTGGGGGCGGTTGACGCGATCAAAGCGGCCTTTACTGCCCTCAAAAAGCCCAAAAATGCCAGTGTGGTTCTGTTTAGCACAGTAGCCGCCAAAGTAGGCATGGGCCTGCATTCGTCCGTTTCGGTTGCCAAATCCGCCGTGGAGGGGCTGGCGAAATCGCTGGCGTCCGAGTTTGCTCCCTACCAGATTCGGGTCAATGCCCTGGCCCCGTCCCTGACCGATACCCCGCTGGCCGTCAACTTGCTCGAAGGCGAACGGCGGGATGCCGCCAATAAACGCCATCCGCTCGGTCGGGTCGGGCAACCGGAAGACATCGCCGCCATGGCTGCCTTCCTGCTCTCCGACCAGGCCACCTGGATCACCGGCCAGGTCATCGGCGTCGACGGCGGAATGGGAACATTGAAGTGA
- the folE gene encoding GTP cyclohydrolase I FolE, with product MKPNGTSLNTPPNGKNGHNGHHHGLSLEEIGEEHVGTSYETPLREDAFALDDDLKIELIEKHFREIMNILGLDLTDDSLSGTPRRVAKMYVQETFKGLNPANKPSATLFENRYQYNQMLVEKDITVHSTCEHHFVPIIGKAHVAYISSGKVIGLSKLNRIVQYYAKRPQVQERLTMQIAAELKEVLQTEDVAVVIDARHLCVSTRGVNDIASSTVTVHYSGKFAEESVRSEFLKHISTPSPAV from the coding sequence ATGAAACCGAACGGAACTTCGTTGAATACCCCGCCTAACGGAAAAAACGGCCACAACGGCCATCACCACGGCCTGAGCCTGGAAGAAATCGGCGAAGAACACGTCGGTACTTCGTATGAAACGCCCCTGCGGGAAGACGCCTTTGCCCTGGACGACGATTTGAAAATCGAACTCATCGAAAAGCACTTCCGGGAAATCATGAATATTCTGGGACTGGACCTGACCGACGACAGCCTGTCCGGCACACCCCGGCGGGTGGCTAAAATGTACGTTCAGGAAACGTTCAAAGGCCTTAACCCGGCCAACAAACCCAGCGCAACCCTGTTCGAAAACCGGTATCAGTACAACCAGATGCTGGTGGAAAAAGACATTACGGTGCATTCCACCTGCGAACACCATTTTGTCCCCATCATCGGGAAAGCCCACGTGGCCTATATATCGAGCGGGAAAGTAATCGGGCTGTCGAAGCTGAACCGGATTGTGCAGTACTACGCCAAGCGTCCGCAGGTGCAGGAGCGTTTGACGATGCAGATTGCGGCCGAACTGAAAGAGGTTTTGCAGACCGAGGACGTGGCGGTCGTCATCGACGCGCGTCACCTGTGCGTGTCTACCCGCGGTGTCAACGACATTGCCAGCTCAACCGTTACGGTACATTACAGCGGAAAATTCGCTGAAGAATCCGTTCGGAGCGAGTTCCTTAAGCACATCAGCACGCCATCACCGGCAGTTTAA
- a CDS encoding 6-pyruvoyl trahydropterin synthase family protein has translation MTSKRVAVFRREHFNAAHRLHNPAWNDEENQRVFGKCNNPNFHGHNYELIVQVTGEIDPGTGYVYDMKLLSDLIREQVTDRFDHRNLNQDTEEFQNLNPTAENIAVVIYEKLRERIDAAYDLKIRLYETERNFVEYPA, from the coding sequence ATGACAAGCAAACGGGTAGCGGTGTTCCGCAGGGAACACTTTAACGCGGCGCATCGTCTTCACAATCCAGCCTGGAACGATGAAGAAAACCAACGCGTTTTTGGAAAATGCAATAATCCGAATTTTCACGGTCATAACTATGAACTGATTGTTCAGGTGACCGGGGAAATTGATCCGGGTACGGGTTACGTATACGACATGAAACTCCTGAGCGACCTTATTCGGGAGCAGGTAACCGATCGTTTCGACCACCGAAATCTGAATCAGGACACCGAAGAGTTTCAGAACCTGAACCCGACCGCCGAAAACATTGCGGTGGTGATATACGAGAAACTGCGCGAGCGCATCGACGCCGCCTATGACCTTAAAATTCGTCTTTATGAAACCGAACGGAACTTCGTTGAATACCCCGCCTAA